From the Myxococcales bacterium genome, the window GGGTCTCGTCGAAGGCCAGCTTGCCGGCAAGGCGCAGGTCGAGCGTCACTGGTCTCCGCTCGACCCGAGCCGTCTGCACGCGCGCCAGCGCTGCGGCGTAGGGCGAGAGCTTCAGCGCATTGCCGCTCACTTGGGTGGAGCCGGTCGTGACGGGGATCAGCTCCATTCCGCAGATGGGGCAGTTGCCCGGCTCCGGAAGGTTGATGTGCGGGTGCATGGCACACGTGTAGGCTTCGGCCTCCTCGTGCTCGTGTGCGGTAGACGTCGAACGCGGATCGGTGTCCCCCCCGTTCTCCGTCGGCGCACAACTACACCCTACCACTGTAAGCGCCAGAGCCGCCATCAGCGTCGCTGTCGCTGCGACAAGCTTCGACAGGGATCGTCCATTGCCTCGAAACCGGCTCTCATCTCGACTCTCGCTCGGCATGATCAAACTCCTCCGACGAGGGCACGGACCCTCGCCGCGGCGATGAAGGCATCGGACCGAGCACGCTCGAGCGCCAAAGCAAATTCCAGCAGCGTCCGTTGGGCGTCGATGAGATCGATCAAGGCAGCCCGTCCGCTGCGGTAGCTCGCCGTTGTGCTTTCCAGGTTCTCGCGCGACTTGGGCACAATTTCGTCCCGATAGAGTACTTGGCGGCGCTGTGCGTCGCGCAGATTGAAGAGGACGTCGTCGAGCTCTGCTTCGAGCGCGAGGCGGTGACCACGTACATCCTGGATTGCAGCGCGCTGGCTCGCGGCTGCCGATTCGACACCCGCTGCGTAGGCTCCCCACCAGATCGGCACCGAAAAGCCAAGCTGCGGCACGACCGCGTCCTTCCCGCTGTCCGCAGGGGGCATGGCTGCTTCACTTTCACCTATCAACGTGTACGCAAGGCCGACACGAAAATCTGGCAGGTAACGGGTGCGGGCACGATCGACCTCGATGCGCGCACTATCGGCGCGGTGGCTCAGCGCCACCAACTCGGGATTTTGCTCCTGCAGACGGGTACGCAGCTCCTCATCGGGAGGCAGAGGAGCGATCTCTTGAAGCTCTTCGGGAATCGAGACCGGGGACCTGAGATCCGCCCCGACGAGCGCGAGCAGTCGCGTTACGAGTGGGCGGCGGCGCTTGTGGAGTCGGGTGAGGTCGTCCTCAAGAATCCCCAGCTCGATCTGGGCGCGGGCAATATCGCGATAACTGAGCAGCGATGACGTATACCGCGCGCGCGCCGATCGTTCCCACTGACGAACGAGTTCCACGTTGTCGCTGGTGATTTCAATCCGCTTGCCGAGGAAGTAGAGCTCGCCCCAGATCGACCGGATCTGGACCCGAAGATCCAGGCGCAGGGACTCGGCTTCGGCAAAGGCTGTCTGCGCGGCCAGCGCACGTGCATCGCCGGCTAGGCTGAGCTTGGAAAGCCACGGTATCCGCTGCTCGAACGCGAATCGGGCCTGCTGCGGCCCCACGCGGGTTTCGACCTCCCGGGCGAAGATGCCGAGACCGAGGGTCGGATCGGGCAGCGCTCGCACGAGCGCGATCGCGCTCACCTGGCTGCGCCAGCGTTCGTAGGCCGCGCGCAGAATTGGTGAGCTCTCGAACGCGAATCGCTCGAGGTCTGCCAGCCCGGGCTCGGCGGGCAGCACGGAGTTGACTTGCTCAACAGGCCTTCGCGCCACCCAGTCGTCGAGCTGTGCCAAGGCCACGCGCTCGCTGGCGGTCGCACAGCCAAGCGCCAGGACAGTGGCCAAACCCATGAGCGCGGTGGCGGTGACGACTGATGTCCGGATTACCGTGTTTCGCATCACCCCCCCTCGCGCCCTTCCCATACCAGGCTAGCCGGGAAGCAATCAGAAGTCAGTGCGCGCCGAAGAAGACGCAACCCAGTGAAGTCTACCGTGCCGCCTGAATTGAGTCATCTGGCTCATCTGACACGCTTGACCGCCGGTGGATTCTAACCTCCTGAAAGGACCTTGAGTTACCAACGTGAGGGTCGCCAGTTCGAATCTGGTCTCGTGCTCCACTAAAGATAAGCCCCGGCAGGTTGTTAGCTTGCTGGGGCTTTTCTGTGTCTGGGGTTTGACACCATTTTTGACGCCAGTTTTTGGTGCTACCGTGGAGCAGAGGGAGGAGATGGGTAGATAATACAAATGTCTTGTCCTGAAAATGTCGATCGATCGCAGCTGCGAATCGAGTTCTGTCGGGGCTTGGCCCTCTGGGGCGTCGATGCACGAATAGCGACCTGCTGCCCCGTCCCTATTCATGCACCAACGCCCTATAAGTACAACCTGTCGAGGATGTCAATTGCGTTGAGAAACATCAGATAGTCGATTGCCTACGCGCCTTGGAAGGGAGAGTGGGCCCGCATTTAACGCCGTAGCACTGCAGCGCAATCCAATTGATCGGCACTGGGCTTGAAACCTGCGGACTCGAGCTTGTGGGTATCGATGGCGTGACCGAAGCGAAGCCGGGCAAGCAGACCATTGGCGATGTGCGGAAGTCCAAGCGACTCGGCGATCGGGGCAAGAGGGCCGGCTTCAATCGGTGGCAGCCAAATGCTCCTGCGGTGGATGCTGCATAGAAAATCGCTGAAGCGGATCACGCCTCGCGAAGCCACGTTGTAGATCCCCGCCAATTCGCGGTCGGCCGCAAAGATCACCGCGTCCACCGCGTCCCCGATGTGCAGGAACTGGAGGACCGGGTCATGGCCGATGACCGCCGGCACCAGTTCCAGATCAAAATGCGCCGAAAGCGGTCCGCGTACGTCTTTGCCGATCAATTCCTGAAGGCGCAGAATCGCCACGTTCAAGTGCGAGACACGGCGTGCTACGGCCGAAGCGTACTCTTCTGCTTCGACTATTGAAGTATCGGACGCCACTTCGTCGGCCACTGTTTTGCTAGCCTCGTGGTTTAGCAGCGGTCTCGTGCTGTTCACCGGATACACCGCGCTCGATGAAAGAACGACCCAGGACCGAACTGGGGACTTCGCATGGCCAACGGCCGCTCCCAATCGCATGGTCCCGATGACATCAGCCGCACTGGGTTTGCAACAGGCGCCGGTACGATCCGGGGCCAGGTTGCACTGGATCACCGTGTCAATTTCGTAGTCTCGGAGGTGCTTGAGCTGTCGTCGGTGGTCGGACTCGAACGCGACCAACTCGATCTCCTGGGGCCAGTTCGAATTCATTGCAGGCTCGACTCCCACCAGACGCTCAATCTCTGGGC encodes:
- a CDS encoding NAD-dependent epimerase/dehydratase family protein gives rise to the protein MKNVLIDGVSSPLANRLAELLSHRPEIERLVGVEPAMNSNWPQEIELVAFESDHRRQLKHLRDYEIDTVIQCNLAPDRTGACCKPSAADVIGTMRLGAAVGHAKSPVRSWVVLSSSAVYPVNSTRPLLNHEASKTVADEVASDTSIVEAEEYASAVARRVSHLNVAILRLQELIGKDVRGPLSAHFDLELVPAVIGHDPVLQFLHIGDAVDAVIFAADRELAGIYNVASRGVIRFSDFLCSIHRRSIWLPPIEAGPLAPIAESLGLPHIANGLLARLRFGHAIDTHKLESAGFKPSADQLDCAAVLRR
- a CDS encoding TolC family protein: MRNTVIRTSVVTATALMGLATVLALGCATASERVALAQLDDWVARRPVEQVNSVLPAEPGLADLERFAFESSPILRAAYERWRSQVSAIALVRALPDPTLGLGIFAREVETRVGPQQARFAFEQRIPWLSKLSLAGDARALAAQTAFAEAESLRLDLRVQIRSIWGELYFLGKRIEITSDNVELVRQWERSARARYTSSLLSYRDIARAQIELGILEDDLTRLHKRRRPLVTRLLALVGADLRSPVSIPEELQEIAPLPPDEELRTRLQEQNPELVALSHRADSARIEVDRARTRYLPDFRVGLAYTLIGESEAAMPPADSGKDAVVPQLGFSVPIWWGAYAAGVESAAASQRAAIQDVRGHRLALEAELDDVLFNLRDAQRRQVLYRDEIVPKSRENLESTTASYRSGRAALIDLIDAQRTLLEFALALERARSDAFIAAARVRALVGGV